The DNA region aaaaaatttattcagcaaaattacataatgattttttttttgggggggggggggggggtatgatCTCATGCATCTCATGTTTTGCACAAAAGACCTAACATATGCAAAGCACTACTGTTCACAGGCTGGTGGTCATGCcaacatttttgtatattatttgtttgtttaatcctCCATCTCATTTATTGCTTCATAAACTTCTACCTCTGGATATGAAGTGCATAGTAGTGTCGATGGACATTGAGGTAATAATGGTGTTAGTTTATCTGTCATGGGGAGGGTCAGCATAATTTACACCAAATGCTGAGTAACCAAGGAGAGCTGAAAGAGTGTTAGTGCCTTGCGATCGTTTACGGATCTGTGCGCATCAGTGGAACGCCTGCTCTCTGATAACGAGGACAGAGTCGGGAGGTATTGATCTGGGGTGACATTAGTTTAATGGAGGCCTGGATGGAAGCAGGACATGTGGATGTGTGGAACAGGTATGCAAGCCATTTTAACACGATTAATCGATTGGTAGTCGATGCGTTCATATTGCATTcttcctctttgaactgtttGTCAATGAAACGGGGCTGAAACTTACAATTGTGTTTTGTTCAGTTGGAAATACAGAACTTGCCATcttataatgatttgtttattattaagaGTTTTTATCACCAGTACGACAAACAAGCACATTATTTGCAGTTTTTCTTGCTTGTCAAACATTCTGCtggcatttgtggttaaaattgGTATATTTAGAAGTATATTAAACTCATTCAGTTTCcctcaaacatatttttatatcatattcATCACTATTTGCCCTTGGATTTGTGACTtgaatgttttcttaaaaaactattaatatttCTTTCTTCCCTTTTTTATGTAGTATTATCAGTAACGTTAAttttccattataacgatagggacagttttgtttttattctcttTCGGGGGTTAAAATGATTTACAGTCTTTACACTTTTTTGTCAAATTGTTTATTGGGAGGGAAAATGCTTTGTGAATGTTTGATGGTTTCAATTTTTTAAAGGAATGATGGTATCATTTATTTGTGTAACATTTATCCATCATTCTCTTTGGAGAAATTGTAATCTGTAAAGATTTGTTCTGgtcattataacaatttaaagagAGAGTTTTCCTAAATGAAAAGTCCTAAGAAACAACTTCTTCTGGTGTGGACTTTAAGCCAGGACACATTAAAGTGACCGTTCCTTTCAAAAACCTGTCATGTCAGTTGCCAGTTATATTAGTAGGAGGGACTGTGTTTGATTTTTTTCAAGCCTCATGCAAAGTTTACAGATCATATGGTGTGTATACATCTGTATACTTATGTTTCTTCTGTTTTCTGTAGGTAGAGAAGCCGTACATGTGCTCCACCGTTCCAGTCTCAGTAAACAGAGGAGCTGTTGTTCTTCAGCCTAACACATTCTCTCAGTACTGTGGCGCTAAACTCCAAATATGCTTCAGTCTTTCATTGTTAACGTCTCAGTGGATTGGTACAACAAAATGGAGAGCAGACACATGGATCTGTTCCTCATCCCTACGGTTCTCCTAACCTCTGTCACAATGCTGGTCAACCCCGTTCTGTCCCTCTGCATACTGTGTTTTCCTACGCTACGTCAAGAGACCCGCTACCTGCTCCTTGCTAACATGCTCTTCGCCGATATGCTCTTCCTCGCCATAAACCTTGCGATGGTCTCCTGCAACTCTGTGGGCCTGCACATGCCTAACCTTCTGTGTGAGTTCATGATGGTGAGCATGGTAATGACATACAGCACGTCTGTGCTCACCATCACATTGATGGTCGTCGACACATATGTGGCGGTACGTTGGCCGTTACATTACAAAGAGATTCTCCCACCATCTCGGGCCAGGAAGATAATCATGAGCTTGTGGGTAACGGCAGCAGTGTGTCCCGTCTCTTTGCTAGTGATGTTTGAGGTGGTGATGGGCAGTGACAAGCAGAGCCGTCCAGTGTGTTTGATGTTGATCGCGCTGCACACGTTAGAACACAAGATGAAGGTTGGCGTTCATTTTTACTTCATCGTTGCCATCAGCCTCTGCACTGTTCTCATTGTGTACTGTTATATTCATCTCTACTTCATCACTAAAACTTCTGGGATATGGCGTAGTCGGTACTCCCGGGCGCGTATGACACTCCTGGCGCACACTCTGTTGCTCATGATGTATTTTGTACCCACGTTGGTCTTTGCCGTTGAGCTGGCTCTTTTAAAGGAAGAAAGCGTGGATCTTGTGGGAGTGTGGATTAACTTGGTGAATATGTGCATATTGATGTTGCTTCCACGCTGTTGCACTCCTTACCTGTACATCCTGCGCTATCACGAGATTTACGAGACTGTCCAGCAGGTGTTTTGGAAGAAGCGACACCTAAGTCAGAGGAGTGCAGCCTAGAACTGGACTTGAAGCAGAGCAGGCCTGCACAATAACTGTATCTGGTAGCTCTGTCGTTGGAGGATTCCTTAGCAAAAGAGGGAATTTAAGACACCTGAGCCAGAAAGAGATCTCAAAAGatactttttatgttttagtattcattttagtacatttttattaaagcattttaacatgAAAGTATATTAAGAATGTTTTggtcttttttatattttcatatttaaactaAAGATACGTGCTGTTATTCATCataacataattatataaaatgcaaCTGAGGGAATCTCGCAAAGAAATGATACTAAGAcctaattacaaataataataatagttgtttatAAATCAGTCTTGATTTTATTCATGCAAAATCTATATGTTTCTTTTCTTATCTTCCTTTCATTGTGAGATTTCCCCAGATATATAGGTTGATATGCATGCCCACAAAATTGATTCAAACTCTTGTGTGCAAAGCATAATGCTGTTTTGTTCTCTTGGCAagataaataaatttacatttaaggaTTTTTACACGATTGTGTCTTTCTCCAATTTCCTGTAAGCGTTCAATGTTTAACCAGGTGAGGCACTTAGTCCTCTAAGTTAAACAAtcagtcaatccaaaaataagagtGTAAATGTTACGCAACACTTCTGATTCTAGGAATACATATCAATATTTATGCCTTGGTGCAAAATCCCTGAGTGTCATTCTGATCCATTTAGCTGTGAAGTGATGTTTACCCGTTTCTCCTTCTCCATGGAAACCATTTACAAGTGTGCCTGTGACAAATCCACATCTGTCCCGTAAACCACTTACTACAGTCGGCAGGAAGGGGGAAGGAGAGACACATTTACCTTCATCCCTGGACTGGACAGACAAACACATGCCAAGAGATGGAAACTCTAATGGAGGGAAAGTCGGAGCTATTCTATCTAGCTGCAGAAGACCTATTTTTATCTCTGCTTTGTTCGTTTGGCAATTGGTACAACAAGTCGGGTCGAGCTGAGTTTCACATACGTTCTTCTAAGTTCTCAAACTCCTCTGAAAGCCCAGCGGAGATGTTTGCGCACGAGTGGCAAGGATTCCTCCCTCCCTGCCACATGAAGGTGCTTCAGCTGTGCCCCATTTTGGCCTTCCTGGCCATTCTGCTGATCACTCCGGTTCTTCTAGTTCGTATCCTGTCACGAGGTGACCTGCGGCAGCAGACGCGTTACCTCCTCCTGGCCAATGTTCTCTTCAGTGACCTGCTCTTTGTTTGCATGAACATCCTGAGTGCCTGCATCAATTTAGCCGGTGTGTTGATGACGGAGTGGCCGTGTGCCGTGCTGCTCTTCCTCTCTGCGGTTTTATACAGCTCTGGGGTACTAAGCATTACAGCAATGGTACTGGATACCTGCTTTGCAGTGTTAGCCCCCTTTCGCTACCTGGCACTGTGGCCTGTGTCACGGACCTATGGAGCAATTGTTGCCATTTGGGTCATCTCTGTATTTTTTCCTGCAGCAGCTGTCGGCATGTTTTTGTGGTACCATAGTACGACCCCTTGCGCCCTCCACCTCTGCTCCCTTCCTTTGCTGATGGTTTTGACCGTAAGCCACTTCCGCCCACTGCGTGTCTCCATGCTGCTGACGGTCATGGGTATCATTTTCATCCTCCTCCTAGTGTTGTCTGGTTACCTCATCCTCTACTTTTGTACCCGTAGTTCAGGCGTGTGGAAGGGCGAGACCTCATCTCGTGCTAGAGGAACATTTCTCATCCATTATCTCCACCTATTCCTGGCTTTCTGTCCCCTGCTGGTTTTGATGATTGAGCTGATGCTTTGTCACAACAGCGAGACTATGGACCCCAAAGCAAGCCTGTGGATGTCCTTGGTTGTGTGTAACGTCTTGCTCATCCTGCCCAAAGCCTTAGCGCCGTACCTGTATGGGCTCCGCTATAGAGAACTGTGCAACGTGCTGTTCCAGTTCTTTCATCTGAATAGGCCAACTACTATCACACCTGTGATATAAATAGGCTTATTTGAACTTGtgaaaaagacttttaaaaaggTGTTGCTGAGCATTTCATCAACCAGTTAGAAATGCCAGTTAAAACATGAAAATCTGTAATGATGCTCAACTGGGGTTTTGTAAGTAATAAtatgatatgtcacaaaaatatGTGAGAATAATGTACATTTAGTTGTGGTAATAATGGCATGTATTGTGTTAAATATGATGTGTGTATTTACTTATGGTATTCACTGTGTATTTTGGTTACTAAGAACTCAATTTCTAGcgtatcaataataataaaaaaaatattatactgtaAGCCTGCCTTCCCAGCCTTCATACTTCTTCAGTCAGTAGAAccgttataaatatatttaagatttacTACTTTAAACCCTATCAGAAATAACTATAACTATGGAGCTTTACAATTGGTGTAATAGCCTTTAAAAATCTCTCATTTtgcttatttttgtattattacatCGGTAGCTTAAACTAAGTTACTATATTTTATCGTAGAGACGATACTGTACGTATTTTTGACAGAAACGAATTTATGTAAACTATTGTCATTTCGTGATAAGCGAGCACGTGTATTGTTAAAACGTTTTTTACACATATTTGCGTAATTTGAAAGATtcctgtaaaaaatattaaataaaacttacCAGATACTTAACTTAATCCTCACTGTTCtcctgtaatttaaataaaaatgcccgCGAAACACCGGTAGGATTAGTTAAAATAACCACAAGATGGCGCTATTGGCGCCTTTGAGTAAAGATAAGTCGTCTAGAAGTTTTATGAAGGTgagtttttgtaaatgtatttaatcaaatagtttttactaaatatactgtatactgtacattGTATCATTCACAAATAAttctttaattatatatactTCAGGTTAAAACAGGGAGATCAAGTTTCTAGTTATGCGTCACGTTTTTTCCATCTCTCAATCTGTCCGGAGAACTAAGttacttgtttttttgtgtgtgtgtttagttttttttaatcaaggcGTCTTTCTACAGTTACATAAAGAAAGGGAAGCAGTGCCAACAACACCACCATTTTATTGAACTGTACAAAACATGTTGTACATGTAAAACTAGCAATACATTCTAATCTAAAATCGTTAACGTTACATAATTTATAACGTCAGACAACACTTTTGGCTTTGGGACcgttgaaaatgttttaaagtttgCCGTGACAACAATATGACACAACGTCTTCGTTCATAGTCgggtttttttgtttgcaaacaaCGATCAGCAACCACATGGAAATTCTCCCGCAAGGAATTCTGGGATATGATGTTCTTTTGCTGGGTTTAAGGACTTATGGAACGGCGacagaactacatttcccatgaacacATTTCCCTTGAACAGCTGACAAAACAGAAGTACGAAGCCTGTGTGTGCATTCTTTGTGCCAGAACACGCAGAGAGAGACGGACGATAACAAAGAAAGCTTAACAGTGACAGCACAAGTGCTCACGCTTATGGATCTCTTTTTTAGAAACAGccggatttgtttgtttgtatttactTTTAAGGATCTTTAACCCTTACTATTAAATTTGATGTTTGACAGAAAGTTGGTCTCCTGTGGATAAGGTGagaaaaataatgcttttatatGAGCAATTTCAGTGATTGATTTTAAACGATGGATTGAGACTTAATCCATGTTTGTTTATGGCGCTTTTTCCTATGTGTAGTTGAATAAATCTTAATATTTGCTTATGTctaaataatgcaatatataatgtgtaaatataatatataatatacatatacatatgtgcaTAAAAcatggtgtgtctgtgtgtgtttatatatatatcactttttaacagaattattatcatttgtattttaatttttactcTGAATCTGGTACTGAGATCATTTCTGCTGGCAGCTCTTAGGTTTGATACAGAATGTTTATTTAGAAACTACAACTACTATAAATCTCTGGTAGATCACCTTGAACCTGCAACAAAACCGCTGGGatgattatttaaacataatGTCTGGACTAGGTTTCACCCAGCTTCAACTCATGAGTTTTTAGACCATCTAAAAAACAATTGTCATCTTAAAATGGATTTTTCTGCAGGCTATTTAGAAATCTGGTCTCTCTAAACACCTTGTGATTctttgtctgtggtttaaaaccTTTTAATGAGTATAAATCGCACATAATTCATCTCATTTATATTATGTCATCATTTGAGTCCGCATGTGGCATGTTTTCCTGTCAAACCGCTTCAGCTGTGGAGGAAATATTGAGCAACCATTCATGTTCCTTTATTTCTACTTCCACCATAAAACAAACCTGAGTGACTTCAAAAAAAGATTGCGCAAACTCTCCCTCTTtcttgctcactcactcactttatCTCTCAGCCACAAAGAATCAGTGGTCTTTTTATATCAGTGCACTATTCTCTTGAGGAatagtttcttttgtttttttctttactggTCACATGTCCTGACGTATTTCAGTGTGCTCTAGTTATGAACTCAGTGCCTGTGCTTTCTGTTATGATTTTGCagtaatttgcttttttttatttacctaaaacatttgtattcttttttttcaataacactcataatacaatttaaataacactaatattcaaattttccttaatataatgaataatagcctaattGTACATTAATGTAGTCTATATCAGGTTTCCCTAATAAATGGCCTGCAGGAGAAAAATATTTGGCCGTTCTTATTTCAAGTAATGTGCCATGAAATTTCAAACGCAGCAGAAAGTGACATTGTGTTTTCTCGGCATGCAAGTGGTGTGGTGCAACGCCAACAAAATACAATCAAATCCATCAGTGATGATGTCTACCGTGTATGTGGTGACATAAAACAAATCCACAGCAGTAGACTTCTGCCTCGTTctatttatgatgtactgacacaaagttAAAATGATTTGCAATGCTTTGTCGTGTCCAGACGCGATGTGACAGCAAAAACATGACGAgtgtgaagaaaagaaaaaagtgcacATGGAAAATAGATGATTAAAATGTATGTGGATTGAACAAATTTGAGCGAGTGAGTGACTGACTGACTCCAGATTCCATCTTTGTCATAAAGatcacacaaaataatagtcaAACTCCCATTAGACACATTAAAcgttgaataaatatatatatatatatatatatatatatatatatatatatatatatatatatatttatatatatatttatatatatatatatatatatatatatatatatatagagagagagagagagagagagtacatatatatatatatatatatatatatatatatatatatatatatatatatagagagagagagagagagagagtacatatatatatatatatatatatatatatatatatatatatatatatatatatatatatatatattaaatgtatatatatatatatatatattaaatgtatgcatttatcagacgcttttatccaaagcaacttacagtttattcaggctatcaatttccagggaattgaacccccaaccttttCGCTtgatgcaatgctctaccaaatGAGTGACAAGAACATAAGTATGACCACCATTTTAAAATACATGCTCACTAATCTAATGAAGAAAATGGTTATATTAGTAAATAATGctagattttaaaaatacttgtTACTATTGATATCCTCTTGAGCATGAACTTGACCTTTAGCCTCCACATCTGGGTCATAATGCCTCCTTTTAAAGTGTGAGCCTGGCCGTATTCTTTATGAAATGCCACAAGGTCAATATTTCCTTCACAATTTAGTTCTCTTGAGTTGAAACGCATCTTAAACAGGTCTTTGGGTTTACCTGAAAATTACAGACTTATGTGTTGCAGCATAGATAGTAATGCTAATCTCAAGAAGGTGGACCTCCAGAAATGTACTGAATACCACTaatgtaatgtttgttttttgtaaatgctgttcttctgcaGGTTTTGATGTTCCCCAATCCTTCCTGCAACCCCTTATTGTGATTGTTTATTGGTGAAGTGCTCTCATCAGATACAATCATGGTGCTCATTCTGGGTCGCCGTCTGAATCATGAGAACTCTGGTGGTGTGCCGGAATCCCTGGCAATCAAGCGTAAAGTCTTTGAGATTGAGTCCAAGACCCTGAACGATGTGTACAACTTCTCTTCCGGTTCCTCTCACTCTGAGAGTGTCCTTCAGGTCTTCAACGAGTTCCGCGACAGCCGCCTCTTCACGGACGTGATCATAAGTGTCCAAGGTCGCGAATTCCCATGTCACCGTGCCGTGCTGTCGGCCTGCAGCAGTTACTTCCGTGCCATGTTCTGCAACGACCACAGAGAGAGCCATGAGATGCTTGTGGAGATCAACGGCATCCAGGCTGATGCTATGGACACATTCCTGCAGTATGTTTACACCGGTCGTGCCTGCATCACCACCCCACAACGTCCAGTTCCTCTTTCGAGACCTCCAGCCTCTTCCAGATCAACACACTGCGGGATGCTTGTGCAAAATTCCTGGAAGAGCAGCTGGACCCCTGCAACTGCCTCGGGATCCAGCGTTTCGCAGATGCCCACTCTCTCAAACAGCTGGCCAGTCGCTGCCGTGCTTTCGCCTTGTTGAATTTTCCAGAAGTTGCTCAGCATGAGGAGTTTCTAGACCTTCACAAGGATGAGCTGCAGGAATACTTGGCCAGTGATGAGCTATCCATTTCCAGGGAGGAGATGGTGTTGAGGCAGTAATGCGTTGGGTCTACCATGGCGTGGAGTACCGCAGACCCATGCTGAAAGATCTACTACAACATGTCCGACTGCCTCTCCTGCACCCAAACTATTTTGTACAGACGGTGATTGGTAAATTCAAATTCATTTGAACTGGTGGAGAAGCTCTTTACTAGTTCAACGAATCCAGAAATTGGCTGTTGGATTATTTCAGAAAATAAGttctgtgaccaacaaaagtttaAAAGTTGATAAACATTTTGTTCGtcatgataatcttcacaaatgaacacaagaaacatcatccctgcagcactctataGAGATCAAAGAATCATAAAATCAACCTTGGTTTGTTCCTTAAAGTGAAAATGAACCAAACCTTGGGTTTGGCTTGGTCCTAAAGTTACAGAACCAAATAAAGTAAGGCCTTGAGATTTGGCTGGTTGTTGCTGCATTCCATTTACCTTGAAAGTTGGACACCAGAGTTAAGAATGATGTCACATCCAAGTTGACCACGTTCCAGTACCCAAGTTGGCATCCTGGATAGCACTGTGTGCACCCCTTGGGTTACTGAGACAAACAGAAATGTTAATAAACAGTATATAACTACTGTTTCATTTCTGTTGATGCACTGAGCAGCCATATTGGCTTCTGACATCAGGTTGTTGAAGTTCCTCCTAATTTTCCGAGTTAGAACTCAGTGAAAAGTTCAAACAGTGAACTTCGTAATTTCCAACTTACGAGTACAAATGGTGTGCAGCATTTCGCTCCAGTGATTATCAAACACTCTTTGAACCAGTTAATCAAGATCTCGGGGGTTCAGTTGAATACTATGGGCAGGTGTGTTGATGTTTGCCAAGTCAAAGCTCTTTCCTTATTGTCGTAATGCAATAAGATTATTTAAACAAGATAGCCGGACTCTAAAGGAAGGTAGATATAAGAGAGCCAAATGAAGGTCATGCATTAAGTATGTGATCGTATTTTACAGGTGGAAGGCGATAAATTGATCCAGAATGCTCCAGAATGTTACCAGCTGCTGCATGAAGCACGTCGCTATCACATACTCGGCAATGAGATGATGTCACCACGAACCAGACCCCGCAGGTACACAAACATTTCTGACCGGAAATTGGCCGATAAGATGATttgcttttaataaaacaaatagtttCTTCTTCCTGTGAGGGACTAAAATTATATGCAATTCACAGAATGAAAGTGAAACTGGACAAACTGAAACAGGTTTGTTGAACTTTTGAGGATGAGACATGCAGCATTGTTACACCATCCTTTAAATACTCCGCAATTTGTtaacaataaatgtataatttgggCTTAAACCTTAGTAACTTAATTGCATAATTCATCTCCATTTAGAACAAATATAGTCCATTTCTACACACTCACTCGTCTGATATCATTTACTACTTCTGTTTatagaaagtatatatataaaaaaagtgctcAAAATGAGAAAACGTCTTTGTTTAGTGGCAGCATGTCTTGCTCTGGAGGCAGTATTTATTTAGGGAAACTGTTTTTGGATTAGTATCCAaagtatataaagtatttttagaGTAGCATCTTTATAGGAGTCAGATGTAGGGAGGTTTAATCAGTACTTGGAGGCATTATCTCGATATGGAGTTTCTGTATTTAGAGTCAGAACcctaaaacttttatttagaaGCAGTATCTGTGTTTGGAGTCAGTATCATGAATTGGAGGTTGAAAATGTATGAGCTTGCTTTCAGACATTCTACTCTGCTGGCAGAGAAACAGCCATATAACCTttattgaaaatcatatttcaagATTATTTAGTGCCAATGAATGCACACATACAGCCTAAACACAAATTAGAAATGCACACACCTTCACTCTACAGGACTTGAGATTTCTCTGTGCTGCACACATATAAACAAGCTCTGCAGACACTCAATCTGGACTTTATCACATGGTGTTGTAGGAGTAGGGCTTTGGTtgaatgcatgcactttttattgTCTAGAACTAAAAAAAACTCCTGTCATGTGGGTCTTTTACTTGTGACAGTGCCTAGAAAGATGATTCATCATTCTCCAGTAAATCATAGCGGAAGCTCATTGAACCTTTGCAAGAATGAAGCTTAACCACTTTCTGATGATGTCAGCACTTCAAAGCCTGTGCTTATCTGATATTGTTATTATTCCCTTTCTGCAGGTCTACTGGTTTCTCTGAGGTCATTGTGGTGGTGGGAGGCTGTGAGCGAATGGGGGGTTTCAATCTGCCGTACACAGAATGCTACGACCCTGTACGGGAGAGTGGACATCTCTTGCTAAACACCCCGAGTACACTAAGTCTGAGTATGCAGTGTGTGCCCTCCGCAACGATATCATTGTGTCAGGTAAGACCCTCTTATTTCTATGCGAAAAgtaattttgttttctgtttttgagtAGCCCCACCCACAGTGAAACTTCACTGGTCCAAAGCCCTCATCGTAGCTTTATATGAAACACCCTTTATTTTTCTAATTGGTTGGGATTTTGTTACATtatgctgtatttttgttttaactgCAGACAGAAAAATGACTGGAAACTTATAAAGTGTGGTTAGGACATGGTGAAATGTGTTGTACTTTAGGTGCTGGTGTGTCCTGTTCTTGATCACAGTGACTGATCAGAAAGTGACTAGTTGTGTggaacctgaacacacacacacacacacacacactttcgaGCAGTGTTGTTTGTTCCTATAGATTCAGCCAGATTTACACGTTAGGGATGTTTTTCTGGAACATAAATTACATCTTATATAAATTGTAGATGTACATTTTTGCAATtctaacagttttttattttaccttaaaacaTTTGAAGTGTCCTACTTACAAGATTATTACTATGTGAAGTGTGAGGAAAGGTGATCCGACTGTATACCACCTCACCGTTTGAAAACTGTTCAATTGAATCAGTTTTGAAAGACAGGAACCAAATCATGTATGGGGATCAGAATATCATAGATACTTGGAAATGGGTTCTTAAAAATTGTGCCAGTAAGCAACCATCCCTAGCAAGCACCACTCATATTTTCTTTAGAAAGTGTTAGCAAACAATTTTAAACCCATTGTTTCAGTTGAGCTTAATTTAACAAACACTGTTGTTGTTTGGATGGGTTGGACAAATTAGTCCAGGGTTTTCTGTGGTGGGTTGAGGGCTTGTTTGTGAGCAAATGCTTTGTTTGTGAGGACATTTCTGGAACAGCTGTTTATGATTTGAGGAAAATCGGAAACAACAGCTGCCTCTGTGATCAGCCAGTGTGTCAAGGGCTGTTCGCCCTGGCAAACGTTCTATTGGCTGAGTGCTTGGGACATGTTAAACTCTAACTGGCACAGGCGAGTGGTATCTTTGGGGAGTATTTGCAACAAGAGTTTAAGATAGTTCCAAGAATGATCTGCAGTTTTTGGCTGCAGATTTTGGTAAGGTTATTGCATCACGTCAACCAGGGTCACTGATGCAGGTCATGCATTCGAGGAGTATCTGTATCACTGATGTTTTATGCATTTAGACTTGACCTAAATTCCTTCAGCtcacatgtgtttttgtttaaacAAACTGGATGCCCTAATGAGGAATTCTGAATTGTGTAATTCTTATTCTTCTCCATCTAGAGCCATTGTTTGTAGAGCCAAGTAGTATGGAGTGTGTTTTGTGAGTCTGATTTCCATGAATAGTGCTGTTTTCGCACTCGTGTTCTCACACTCAAACTCTCAGAAACACACTTTGATCAACATCACTGCCtacattgctaaataaaatacaaataactcAAATGACacacatttttcaggatttttaaaGTATGTCATCAAggtctggtaaaaaaaaacactatccaAAATAGAATTGAAGCTATGTCCCTTCAGCATGTGTGGAGCAATGTTTGTGTTAATGA from Carassius auratus strain Wakin unplaced genomic scaffold, ASM336829v1 scaf_tig00017702, whole genome shotgun sequence includes:
- the LOC113075811 gene encoding probable G-protein coupled receptor 148, with the translated sequence METLMEGKSELFYLAAEDLFLSLLCSFGNWYNKSGRAEFHIRSSKFSNSSESPAEMFAHEWQGFLPPCHMKVLQLCPILAFLAILLITPVLLVRILSRGDLRQQTRYLLLANVLFSDLLFVCMNILSACINLAGVLMTEWPCAVLLFLSAVLYSSGVLSITAMVLDTCFAVLAPFRYLALWPVSRTYGAIVAIWVISVFFPAAAVGMFLWYHSTTPCALHLCSLPLLMVLTVSHFRPLRVSMLLTVMGIIFILLLVLSGYLILYFCTRSSGVWKGETSSRARGTFLIHYLHLFLAFCPLLVLMIELMLCHNSETMDPKASLWMSLVVCNVLLILPKALAPYLYGLRYRELCNVLFQFFHLNRPTTITPVI
- the LOC113075817 gene encoding probable G-protein coupled receptor 148; translated protein: MLQSFIVNVSVDWYNKMESRHMDLFLIPTVLLTSVTMLVNPVLSLCILCFPTLRQETRYLLLANMLFADMLFLAINLAMVSCNSVGLHMPNLLCEFMMVSMVMTYSTSVLTITLMVVDTYVAVRWPLHYKEILPPSRARKIIMSLWVTAAVCPVSLLVMFEVVMGSDKQSRPVCLMLIALHTLEHKMKVGVHFYFIVAISLCTVLIVYCYIHLYFITKTSGIWRSRYSRARMTLLAHTLLLMMYFVPTLVFAVELALLKEESVDLVGVWINLVNMCILMLLPRCCTPYLYILRYHEIYETVQQVFWKKRHLSQRSAA